A stretch of DNA from Mucilaginibacter daejeonensis:
AGAGGATTCCGTTTCCCGAAACTTCCGCATCCGGGCGAGCCCCGCCCTACCCCACCGGGAGGTACTATTTGATCATATTAAAAAGGCTATCGGCATCGATAGCCTTTTTGGTGAATGAACATTTCAAGAATTTGCTCGGCATGATAGCACTTCTTATTTTTATGCTCGAACGATGACCTTGAAAAGCATGACCACGGCCGAACAAGCGCTTTGGGACAAGATCCAGAACTTCCAATTAGACGACGAGGCACATGACCTTCAATTCACTGACAGGCTGGCCCGGGAGAATGGCTGGACCAAAGCCTATGCCTTAAGGGTAATTGAAGAGTACCGTAAATTTCTTTTCCTTTGCTGCGTCTCGACCTCTGGCATCACCCCTTCAGATGCCGTGGATCAGGCCTGGCACTTACACCTCACCTACACCCGATCATACTGGGTAGACCTTTGCCGTAACACCCTTGATCGTGAGATCCATCACAATCCTACACAAGGCGGTAAAAAGGAGGCCGATAAGTTCGACGGCATGTACACTGATATGTTCGACCTGTATACCCAAAAATTCGGTGTGCCTCCACCGGCAGATATTTGGCCAGCCAATGAGCAACGCTTTTCAGACATCGATTTCAGGCGGGTGAACGTAGGGCGGTACTTACCTGTGAACAGGCATATCATCACCGCACTAAAAGTGGTAGGCATGCTCACATTAGCGATGATCGGCCTTATCGTTGTTCCGGCCTATTTCCCGCGGATCGATAAAAGTTTAATAGCGGTACTCCTGATCATTGCCTGCGTGTTGGTCTTCAGCAAAGGCGACGTCAGTACAAATAACAACAGCGGTGACAGCGGCGATGGAGGCACCAGTTACGATAGCCATCACGGTCATCACAGCGACGGCCATCACGGCGGGGATCATGGTTGCAGCAGCGGCTGCTCAGGCTGTTCGGCATCAGGTTGCAGCGGTTGTGGCAGTGGATGCGGAGGAGATTGACAGATAGGTGATTTAACTTGCTGCACAACTATTAGCTGCTATATTTGTCATTACCGTGCCGGCCCGCCGGCAGTGTGTAAAAGCTATCTACCCTACCATGATCAAAACCGTTTTCATCACCAGTACTGAGCCCTACAGCGGCAAATCCATCGTATCATTAGGCCTCATCAATATGCTTTTGGGCAAGGCGCAAAAGATAGGTTATTTTAAGCCCATCATCAGCACGCCAGGGGGTAAGCAAGACGACCAT
This window harbors:
- a CDS encoding glycine-rich domain-containing protein; protein product: MTLKSMTTAEQALWDKIQNFQLDDEAHDLQFTDRLARENGWTKAYALRVIEEYRKFLFLCCVSTSGITPSDAVDQAWHLHLTYTRSYWVDLCRNTLDREIHHNPTQGGKKEADKFDGMYTDMFDLYTQKFGVPPPADIWPANEQRFSDIDFRRVNVGRYLPVNRHIITALKVVGMLTLAMIGLIVVPAYFPRIDKSLIAVLLIIACVLVFSKGDVSTNNNSGDSGDGGTSYDSHHGHHSDGHHGGDHGCSSGCSGCSASGCSGCGSGCGGD